From the Rhodococcus sp. NBC_00297 genome, one window contains:
- a CDS encoding MIP/aquaporin family protein has protein sequence MAAEFAGTMILILFGAGVVAQVVSGGESGSLGDHDSIAWAWGLGVMFGVFVAGRATGAHLNPAVTLSFALFRGFSWSKVAPYVLAQTVGAFVAALLVRWNYNDMLNAIDPEHTTATQTIFSTLPGNGTLPVSLGSALIDQIIGTAILLFLIVAVTDTRNSPPLANMAPLIIGLIVVAIGFAWGTNAGYAINPARDFGPRLASFITGYGGAWRDQYGSLYFWVPILGPIIGGPIGVLLYDNLVGRFLPADPDGDDEQEPSRLPEKSA, from the coding sequence ATGGCAGCCGAGTTCGCGGGAACGATGATTCTGATTCTGTTCGGTGCCGGCGTCGTGGCGCAGGTGGTCTCGGGCGGCGAGTCCGGAAGCCTCGGCGACCACGACTCGATCGCCTGGGCCTGGGGCCTGGGTGTCATGTTCGGCGTCTTCGTCGCCGGCCGCGCCACCGGCGCGCACCTCAATCCCGCTGTCACGCTGTCCTTCGCGTTGTTCCGCGGCTTCTCGTGGTCGAAGGTCGCGCCGTACGTGCTCGCCCAGACCGTCGGCGCCTTCGTCGCCGCTCTGCTGGTGCGCTGGAACTACAACGACATGCTCAACGCGATCGACCCCGAGCACACGACCGCCACGCAGACGATCTTCTCGACGCTCCCGGGTAACGGCACGCTGCCCGTCAGCCTCGGCTCGGCGCTCATCGATCAGATCATCGGCACCGCGATCCTGCTCTTCCTCATCGTCGCCGTGACCGACACGCGCAACAGCCCGCCCCTGGCCAACATGGCGCCTTTGATCATCGGTCTCATCGTCGTGGCCATCGGCTTCGCGTGGGGCACCAACGCCGGGTACGCGATCAACCCGGCTCGTGACTTCGGACCCCGCCTGGCGTCGTTCATCACGGGATACGGTGGGGCATGGCGAGATCAGTACGGCAGCCTCTACTTCTGGGTGCCGATCCTCGGGCCCATCATCGGCGGCCCCATCGGCGTCCTGCTGTACGACAACCTGGTGGGCCGGTTCCTGCCGGCCGATCCCGACGGCGACGACGAGCAAGAGCCCAGCCGTCTGCCCGAGAAGTCCGCATGA
- the glpK gene encoding glycerol kinase GlpK produces the protein MTETRYVAAIDQGTTSTRCMIFDHKGTVVAADQREHQQIFPQAGWVEHDAVEIWNNVRSVSAGALAAADLTPKDIAAVGITNQRETALVWERATGKPVYNAIVWQDTRTDRIVTKLGGGDATKYTAKTGLPLATYFSGPKVKWILDNVEGAQEKADAGELCFGNMDTWVLWNMTGGVDGGLHYTDPTNASRTLLMDLDTLSWDEGICADMGIPMSMLPEIRSSSEVYGNVRERGSLSGVPIAGILGDQQAATFGQACLSPGEAKNTYGTGNFVLLNTGTDKVMSKNGLLTTVCYKIGDQPTVYALEGSIAVTGSLVQWLRDNLGMISTAADIETDARSVDDNGGAYFVPAFSGLFAPHWRSDARGAIVGLTRFVNKGHLARAVLEATAYQTREVIEAMNADSGVDLEVLKVDGGMVVNELLMQFQSDILNVDVVRPVVAETTALGAAYAAGLAVGFWASEDEIRENWAEDKTWTPSMDDAERDKLYAGWKKAVTRTLDWVDAE, from the coding sequence ATGACCGAAACCCGTTACGTCGCAGCGATCGATCAGGGCACCACCTCGACGCGGTGCATGATCTTCGATCACAAGGGCACCGTCGTTGCCGCCGATCAGCGTGAGCACCAGCAGATCTTCCCGCAGGCCGGCTGGGTCGAGCACGACGCCGTCGAGATCTGGAACAACGTGCGCAGTGTCTCGGCCGGAGCCCTCGCCGCTGCCGACCTCACACCCAAGGACATCGCGGCCGTGGGCATCACCAACCAGCGTGAGACCGCGCTGGTGTGGGAGCGCGCCACCGGCAAGCCCGTCTACAACGCCATCGTCTGGCAGGACACCCGCACCGACCGCATCGTCACCAAGCTCGGCGGCGGCGACGCCACCAAGTACACCGCGAAGACCGGCCTGCCGCTCGCGACCTACTTCTCGGGCCCCAAGGTCAAGTGGATCCTCGACAACGTCGAGGGCGCGCAGGAGAAGGCCGACGCCGGCGAGCTGTGCTTCGGCAACATGGACACCTGGGTCCTGTGGAACATGACGGGCGGTGTCGACGGCGGTCTGCACTACACCGATCCCACCAATGCCTCGCGCACGCTGCTGATGGATCTCGACACCCTGTCCTGGGACGAGGGCATCTGTGCGGACATGGGCATCCCGATGTCCATGCTCCCCGAGATCCGCAGCTCCTCCGAGGTGTACGGCAACGTCCGCGAGCGCGGTTCGCTCAGCGGTGTCCCCATCGCCGGCATCCTGGGCGATCAGCAGGCCGCCACGTTCGGTCAGGCGTGCCTGTCGCCCGGTGAGGCGAAGAACACCTATGGCACAGGCAACTTCGTGCTGTTGAACACAGGCACCGACAAGGTGATGAGCAAGAACGGACTGCTCACCACGGTCTGCTACAAGATCGGCGACCAGCCGACGGTGTACGCCCTCGAGGGTTCCATCGCCGTCACCGGATCGCTTGTGCAGTGGCTGCGCGACAACCTCGGAATGATCTCCACCGCAGCAGATATCGAGACCGACGCCCGCTCCGTCGACGACAACGGCGGCGCCTACTTCGTGCCCGCATTCTCCGGTCTGTTCGCCCCGCACTGGCGCTCCGACGCCCGCGGCGCCATCGTCGGACTCACCCGTTTCGTCAACAAGGGCCACCTGGCGCGAGCCGTGCTCGAGGCCACCGCCTACCAGACCCGTGAGGTCATCGAGGCCATGAACGCCGATTCGGGCGTCGACCTCGAGGTGCTCAAGGTCGACGGCGGTATGGTGGTGAACGAGCTGCTGATGCAGTTCCAGTCCGACATTCTGAACGTGGATGTCGTCCGGCCGGTGGTCGCCGAGACCACCGCACTGGGCGCGGCGTACGCAGCGGGCCTGGCCGTCGGTTTCTGGGCGAGCGAGGACGAGATCCGCGAGAACTGGGCCGAGGACAAGACATGGACACCGTCCATGGATGACGCGGAGCGAGACAAGCTCTACGCCGGTTGGAAGAAAGCCGTCACACGAACACTCGATTGGGTCGATGCCGAATGA
- a CDS encoding glycerol-3-phosphate dehydrogenase/oxidase, which yields MNSTTTALSPEARKEALRRLATEEMDVLVIGGGVVGTGAALDAVTRGLKVGLVEARDYAAGTSSRSSKLFHGGLRYLEQFNFALVFEALKERSLVLNDLCPHLARPVPFIYPLEKLIDRPYVGLGIGVYDVMGAGRGVPSHHKHLGKKKTLESFPSGKRSAIRGAVRFYEGQVDDARHTMMIARTAAAYGALCANSTRVTGFLREDDRVIGVVATDLESGESFEIHAKQVINAAGVWTDEIQEMVGGRGQFQVRASKGVHLVVPRNRINSSTGIITRTEKSLLFVIPWGSHWIIGTTDTDWKLDLAHPAASKSDIDYILGHVNKLLQDPLDHKDVVGVYAGLRPLLYGESDSTSTLSREHAVSSPVRGLTVIAGGKYTTYRVMAKDAVDSAVHNMERKVPECVTEKIPLVGADGYYGAWNARQLAADRAGMRVGRMEHLLGRYGTLVGEVLDLIDENPELGKPLENAPDYLKAEAVYAASHEGAQHLDDILTRRIRVSIELADRGEAAASEVAALVAPILGWDEQHVSDEIEHYRKRVAAERESQAQPDDETADAARLGAPDVRVGVGG from the coding sequence ATGAATTCCACCACAACAGCTCTCAGCCCCGAAGCACGTAAGGAAGCACTCCGACGTCTCGCCACCGAGGAGATGGACGTGCTCGTCATCGGCGGCGGTGTCGTCGGAACGGGCGCCGCGTTGGACGCGGTCACCCGTGGCTTGAAGGTCGGCCTCGTCGAGGCGCGTGACTATGCCGCCGGGACGTCCAGCCGGTCCAGCAAGCTGTTCCACGGTGGCCTGCGCTACCTCGAGCAGTTCAACTTCGCGCTGGTCTTCGAGGCGCTCAAGGAGCGGTCCCTGGTCCTCAACGACCTGTGCCCGCACCTCGCACGCCCCGTGCCCTTCATCTACCCGCTCGAGAAGCTGATCGACCGGCCGTACGTCGGCCTCGGTATCGGTGTCTACGACGTGATGGGCGCAGGCCGCGGAGTGCCCTCGCACCACAAGCACCTGGGCAAGAAGAAGACGCTGGAATCCTTCCCGTCGGGCAAGCGCTCCGCCATCCGCGGTGCCGTGCGCTTCTACGAGGGCCAGGTCGACGACGCCCGCCACACCATGATGATCGCCCGCACTGCCGCGGCCTACGGAGCGTTGTGCGCCAACAGCACTCGCGTCACCGGCTTCCTGCGTGAGGACGACCGCGTGATCGGCGTCGTCGCGACGGACCTCGAGTCGGGGGAGTCGTTCGAGATCCACGCCAAGCAGGTCATCAACGCTGCCGGTGTGTGGACCGACGAGATCCAGGAGATGGTCGGCGGTCGCGGGCAGTTCCAGGTTCGCGCGTCCAAGGGCGTGCACCTGGTGGTGCCGCGCAACCGCATCAACAGCTCGACGGGCATCATCACCCGCACCGAGAAGTCGCTGCTGTTCGTGATCCCGTGGGGGAGCCACTGGATCATCGGCACCACCGACACCGACTGGAAGCTCGACCTGGCGCATCCCGCGGCCAGCAAGAGCGACATCGACTACATCCTCGGGCACGTCAACAAGCTGCTCCAGGATCCGCTGGACCACAAGGACGTCGTCGGTGTCTACGCCGGTCTGCGTCCGTTGCTGTACGGCGAATCCGACTCCACCAGCACGCTGTCCCGCGAGCATGCGGTCTCCAGCCCCGTACGTGGCCTCACCGTCATCGCCGGCGGCAAGTACACGACGTACCGGGTCATGGCGAAGGACGCGGTCGACTCCGCGGTGCACAACATGGAGCGCAAGGTTCCAGAGTGCGTCACGGAGAAGATCCCGCTCGTGGGTGCCGACGGGTACTACGGCGCCTGGAACGCGCGCCAGCTCGCAGCTGACCGCGCAGGGATGCGCGTCGGACGCATGGAGCACCTGCTCGGTCGCTACGGCACCCTGGTCGGTGAGGTCCTCGACCTGATCGATGAGAACCCGGAGCTCGGCAAGCCCCTGGAGAATGCGCCGGACTACCTCAAGGCCGAGGCCGTCTACGCCGCGAGCCACGAGGGTGCGCAGCACCTCGACGACATCCTGACGCGGCGCATCCGAGTGTCGATCGAGTTGGCCGATCGCGGCGAAGCCGCCGCATCCGAGGTTGCCGCACTGGTCGCACCGATCCTCGGGTGGGACGAGCAGCACGTGTCCGACGAGATCGAGCACTACCGCAAGCGTGTTGCGGCAGAACGCGAATCGCAGGCACAGCCGGACGACGAGACCGCCGACGCAGCACGACTCGGCGCTCCCGACGTGCGTGTGGGAGTCGGCGGCTGA
- a CDS encoding TrkH family potassium uptake protein, producing MSSSPEPRRAAHAVLTPLRLVALGFAAAIAVGTLLLLLPAATQVDKSTDVLGALFTATSAMCLTGLIVVDTPTHWSGAGQGVILALIQIGGFGIMTMASLVGLVLADRIGLRGRLNAAAELRTSGLGDVRSVVVGVVRTSVLIEAAVALCLAGRFAIGYDEPPGRALWLGIFHSVSAFNNAGFALFSDNMIGFATDPWICVPLLVAVVLGGIGFPVLFEVARHVRGRTRRRWTLHTRLTVTATAILLVLGPALVLVLEWSNTLSERGIGGKLLVAAFQGIMPRTAGFNSIDYADADNATLLVTDVLMFIGGGSGGTAGGIKVTTFAILLFVIIAEVRGDRSVTIFDRRIDSRVQRQSLTVALVGVALVMVPVVVLLAATPFDLDVLLFEVVSAFATVGLSTGITAQLPGWGQLILVVLMYLGRIGSITLVSALAARERDRRYTFPTERPFIG from the coding sequence ATGAGCTCGAGCCCGGAACCTCGTCGGGCCGCCCATGCGGTGTTGACCCCGTTGCGGTTGGTGGCCCTGGGCTTCGCCGCCGCCATCGCGGTGGGCACTCTTCTCCTGCTGCTGCCCGCGGCGACTCAGGTGGACAAGAGCACGGATGTGCTGGGCGCCCTGTTCACCGCGACGTCGGCGATGTGTCTGACCGGCTTGATCGTCGTCGACACCCCCACGCACTGGTCGGGTGCAGGGCAGGGCGTCATTCTCGCGCTCATCCAGATCGGCGGCTTCGGCATCATGACGATGGCGTCGCTGGTCGGCCTCGTGCTCGCCGACCGCATCGGCCTCCGCGGACGCCTCAATGCGGCCGCGGAACTCCGTACTTCCGGTCTCGGCGACGTGCGCAGCGTGGTGGTGGGCGTTGTGCGCACCAGTGTGCTGATCGAGGCAGCGGTCGCTCTATGTCTCGCAGGTCGATTCGCCATCGGGTACGACGAGCCACCCGGCCGCGCCCTCTGGCTCGGCATCTTCCATTCCGTCTCGGCGTTCAACAACGCCGGCTTCGCGTTGTTCAGCGACAACATGATCGGCTTCGCCACCGATCCCTGGATCTGCGTACCGCTTCTCGTCGCCGTCGTTCTGGGCGGAATCGGTTTCCCGGTGTTGTTCGAGGTAGCCCGACACGTCCGAGGACGCACCCGTCGCCGGTGGACGCTACACACCCGGCTGACGGTGACGGCCACAGCGATCCTGCTGGTTCTCGGCCCGGCCCTGGTGTTGGTGCTGGAATGGTCGAACACTCTGTCCGAGCGCGGAATCGGCGGGAAGCTGTTGGTGGCTGCGTTCCAGGGCATCATGCCGCGGACCGCCGGTTTCAACAGCATCGACTACGCCGATGCCGACAACGCGACGTTGTTGGTCACCGACGTGCTGATGTTCATCGGCGGTGGCAGTGGCGGTACCGCAGGCGGCATCAAGGTCACCACCTTCGCCATTCTGCTGTTCGTCATCATCGCCGAGGTACGCGGCGATCGCTCGGTCACGATCTTCGACCGACGCATCGACTCGCGGGTGCAGCGTCAGTCCTTGACCGTCGCCCTCGTCGGCGTTGCGCTGGTGATGGTGCCGGTCGTGGTCCTTCTCGCCGCGACCCCGTTCGACCTGGACGTCCTGTTGTTCGAGGTGGTGTCCGCCTTCGCCACCGTGGGACTGTCGACAGGCATCACCGCGCAACTGCCGGGGTGGGGGCAACTGATACTCGTCGTCCTCATGTACCTGGGCCGCATCGGCTCCATCACACTGGTGAGTGCGCTGGCGGCGCGCGAACGCGATCGGCGATACACCTTCCCCACAGAGAGGCCGTTCATTGGCTAA
- a CDS encoding potassium channel family protein yields MAKKPSSDVVVVLGLGRFGKSLALELMAQGAEVLGIDSDEAVVQRVSDRLTHAAVADTTDEEALRQLSVHEYDRAVVGIGSDLEASLLTASALINLSVGNVWAKAISNAHAKILTQIGVHHVVRPEHDMGKRVAHLVRGRMMDYIEFDDGFAMVKTTPARFLVGHRLGDTAVRTKYKVTVVAVKRPGEGFAYATADTVIAEDDMVIVSGQVRDTERFSELT; encoded by the coding sequence TTGGCTAAGAAGCCGTCCTCCGACGTCGTCGTGGTCCTCGGGCTCGGGCGCTTCGGTAAGTCCCTGGCGCTCGAACTGATGGCTCAGGGTGCCGAGGTGCTCGGCATCGACTCCGACGAGGCTGTCGTGCAACGGGTCTCCGATCGCCTCACCCACGCCGCGGTCGCGGACACCACCGACGAGGAAGCGTTACGGCAACTGTCGGTGCACGAATACGACCGCGCAGTCGTCGGTATCGGATCCGATCTCGAGGCGAGTCTTCTCACCGCCTCTGCCCTGATCAATCTGTCCGTGGGCAATGTCTGGGCGAAGGCGATCAGCAACGCGCATGCCAAGATCCTGACCCAGATCGGTGTCCACCACGTGGTGCGGCCCGAGCACGACATGGGCAAGCGCGTCGCCCATCTGGTGCGCGGTCGCATGATGGACTACATCGAATTCGACGACGGGTTCGCCATGGTCAAGACGACTCCCGCTCGGTTCCTCGTCGGTCATCGACTCGGGGACACAGCGGTGCGCACCAAGTACAAGGTCACAGTCGTTGCCGTGAAGAGGCCGGGCGAAGGGTTCGCCTACGCCACGGCCGACACCGTGATCGCGGAAGACGACATGGTGATCGTCTCCGGTCAGGTGCGCGACACCGAGCGATTCAGTGAGCTCACGTGA
- a CDS encoding formate/nitrite transporter family protein, producing the protein MSEEARRNDGDNDGPVEEELEESFDSVVTEGAERLHRTVRAVIVTGLFGGLEVALGVMAYLAVLDETGSHLLAGLAFGIGLVAIYLAHSELFTEDFLMPIAAVVSKDGTPAQLAKLWIGTLLANLVGGWAVMWLVAQAFPQWLMVLSESAHHFVDAPLNTQSICLAILGGSTMTLLTRMQQGTTSDVARIIAAMAAGFLLAGLQLFHSILDSLLIFGAIHAGADVDYRQWIEWFGYTVGFNIVGGVMLVTVLRLVRTKELVKEERRS; encoded by the coding sequence ATGAGCGAAGAAGCGCGCCGTAACGACGGTGACAACGACGGTCCCGTCGAGGAGGAGCTCGAAGAGAGCTTCGACTCGGTGGTCACCGAGGGTGCCGAGCGTCTGCACCGCACCGTCCGCGCCGTGATCGTCACCGGACTGTTCGGCGGACTCGAGGTGGCGCTGGGCGTGATGGCCTATCTCGCGGTGCTGGACGAGACGGGCAGCCATCTTCTCGCCGGGCTCGCGTTCGGGATCGGCCTCGTCGCAATCTATCTCGCGCACAGCGAGCTCTTCACCGAGGACTTCCTCATGCCCATCGCCGCGGTGGTCTCGAAGGACGGCACCCCGGCACAACTCGCGAAGCTCTGGATCGGCACTCTTCTGGCCAACCTGGTCGGCGGGTGGGCGGTGATGTGGCTGGTCGCGCAGGCGTTCCCGCAGTGGCTGATGGTGCTGTCCGAATCGGCACACCATTTCGTCGACGCGCCCTTGAACACACAGTCGATCTGTCTGGCGATCCTCGGCGGCAGCACCATGACGCTACTGACCAGGATGCAGCAGGGAACCACGTCGGACGTCGCCCGCATCATCGCGGCCATGGCGGCCGGCTTCCTGCTGGCGGGCCTCCAGCTGTTCCACTCGATCCTGGACTCGCTGTTGATCTTCGGCGCCATTCACGCCGGCGCGGACGTGGACTACCGGCAGTGGATCGAATGGTTCGGCTATACGGTCGGCTTCAACATCGTCGGTGGCGTGATGCTCGTGACGGTTCTCCGACTGGTGCGTACGAAGGAGTTGGTGAAGGAGGAACGCCGGTCGTGA
- a CDS encoding TfoX/Sxy family protein — MARDADLEDRVRAALSARSTVTEKAMFGGLAFMVDGKMVVSVGNGGGALLVRVPRERDDDYVGRPGARRAQMGAGRSMGQGWISVNAAALESDDDLQGWIDAATSSTPAPPAASRTTDPVQ, encoded by the coding sequence ATGGCTCGTGACGCCGACCTCGAGGACAGGGTTCGCGCTGCGCTGTCCGCCAGGTCCACCGTGACCGAGAAGGCGATGTTCGGCGGTCTTGCGTTCATGGTCGACGGGAAGATGGTCGTGTCCGTCGGGAACGGCGGCGGCGCCTTGCTGGTCCGGGTACCGCGCGAACGCGACGACGACTACGTCGGACGCCCGGGAGCCCGTCGTGCGCAGATGGGCGCGGGCAGGTCGATGGGACAGGGATGGATCTCGGTGAACGCGGCAGCTCTGGAGTCCGACGACGACCTGCAGGGCTGGATCGACGCCGCAACCTCCTCAACTCCAGCACCACCCGCGGCGAGCCGCACCACGGATCCTGTGCAGTAA
- a CDS encoding rhamnulokinase — MGAFAAVDLGASSGRVMLGRVVDGRVDLTEIARFENRPVRLGGSLHWNILALYQGVFDGLRSLVDRLDGEPLASVGIDTWAVDYALLDADGRMLGVPFHYRDSRTDGDHEDLFSRNGIAQLPFNTVYQLLAESPDTLSVAKRLLMVPDLLAYWLTGVARGEVTNASTTGLLDPHTRAWDRSSIASLGLKADLLPELVAPGMPIGPLTADVAAVVGTESSVVAVGTHDTASAIVAVPAATPNFAYIASGTWSLVGVETQDPVVTSAARDGGFTNEAGVDGTVRLLRNVMGMWLVQESLRQWERDGLELSLGSLLDEAADLPASSVIDPDLPVFLPPGDMPARIAAECLAAGVPVPTTPASFVRCIVDSLAAAYARSVRLAGDLSGIDVEVVHIVGGGSQNALLCQLTADATGLPVVAGPVEGSALGNVLVQARAAGVVSGDLADLRRVVRNSFELVEYLPTR, encoded by the coding sequence ATGGGGGCATTCGCGGCGGTGGATCTGGGGGCGTCGAGTGGTCGAGTGATGCTGGGCCGGGTGGTCGACGGTCGGGTGGATCTGACGGAGATCGCGCGGTTCGAGAACCGTCCTGTGCGTCTCGGTGGATCGCTGCACTGGAACATCCTCGCGCTGTATCAGGGTGTGTTCGACGGATTGCGGTCGCTGGTCGACCGGTTGGACGGCGAGCCGTTGGCGTCCGTCGGCATCGACACGTGGGCGGTCGATTACGCCCTGCTCGATGCCGACGGGCGCATGCTCGGCGTCCCGTTCCACTACCGCGACTCGCGTACCGACGGTGATCACGAGGACCTGTTCTCCCGCAACGGCATCGCGCAGCTGCCGTTCAACACGGTCTATCAGCTGCTGGCCGAGTCGCCCGATACTCTGAGCGTCGCTAAGCGTCTGCTCATGGTTCCGGACCTGTTGGCGTACTGGCTCACCGGCGTCGCTCGGGGCGAGGTGACCAATGCGTCGACAACCGGGCTGCTCGACCCGCATACCCGCGCATGGGACCGCTCCTCGATCGCGTCACTCGGCCTGAAAGCCGACCTGCTGCCCGAGCTCGTCGCACCGGGGATGCCCATCGGACCGCTCACCGCCGACGTCGCCGCCGTGGTGGGCACCGAATCGTCGGTCGTTGCAGTCGGCACGCACGACACCGCGTCGGCCATCGTGGCGGTTCCGGCTGCGACACCCAACTTTGCGTACATCGCGTCGGGTACCTGGTCACTGGTGGGAGTCGAGACGCAGGACCCCGTGGTGACGTCCGCGGCCCGAGACGGAGGGTTCACCAACGAGGCGGGTGTCGACGGCACCGTGCGACTGCTCCGCAACGTCATGGGTATGTGGCTGGTGCAGGAGTCGTTGCGGCAGTGGGAGCGTGACGGTCTCGAGCTGTCCCTCGGCTCCTTGCTCGACGAGGCTGCCGACCTGCCCGCGTCGTCGGTCATCGATCCCGACCTCCCTGTGTTCCTGCCGCCGGGTGACATGCCGGCGCGCATTGCCGCCGAATGCCTCGCAGCCGGGGTGCCGGTTCCGACGACTCCTGCGTCGTTCGTGCGCTGCATCGTGGACAGCCTCGCGGCGGCTTACGCTCGCTCGGTGCGTCTGGCCGGTGACCTGTCGGGTATCGACGTCGAGGTGGTGCACATCGTCGGCGGCGGTTCCCAGAACGCGCTGCTGTGCCAACTCACTGCCGATGCCACCGGTTTGCCGGTAGTCGCGGGACCGGTCGAGGGATCCGCACTGGGCAACGTGCTGGTCCAAGCCAGGGCTGCTGGGGTGGTGAGTGGCGATCTCGCCGACCTGCGACGGGTGGTGCGGAACTCGTTCGAGTTGGTGGAGTACCTGCCGACGCGGTGA
- a CDS encoding bifunctional aldolase/short-chain dehydrogenase, with the protein MTTIDDLIARSNRLGADARNTNYAGGNTSAKGTETDPVTGEDVELLWVKGSGGDLGTLKPAGLAALRLDRVRALKDVYPGVDREDEMVAAFDYCLHGKGGAAPSIDTAMHGLVEAAHVDHLHPDSGIALATAADGEELTRKCFGDRVVWVPWRRPGFQLGLDIAEIAEKNPQAIGCILGGHGITAWGATSSESEERSLEIIRTAEQFLADNGRSEPFGSPLAGFEALPADDRRTRAAALFPLIRGLASTDRPQVGHFDDSDVVLDFLASSEHPRLAALGTSCPDHFLRTKVRPMVLDLPTTASLEDVSARLRELHVAYREDYARYYTEHAEADSPAMRGADPAIVLIPGVGMFSFGANKQTARVAGEFYINAINVMRGAESVSTYAPIDEREKFRIEYWALEEAKLARMPAPKPLATRIALVTGAASGIGKAIAQRLAAEGACVVIADLDAAKAGAAAAEIGTSDVAVGIAADVTDEGQIAAGFADAVLAFGGVDLVVNNAGLSISKPLLETTVKDWDLQHDVMARGSFLVSREAARIMIEQGLGGDIVYISSKNSVFAGPNNIAYSATKADQAHQVRLLAAELGDHGIRVNGINPDGVVRGSGIFAGGWGAKRAAVYGVEEEKLGEYYAQRTLLKREVLPEHVANAVFALTGGELTHTTGLHIPVDAGVAAAFLR; encoded by the coding sequence GTGACGACGATCGACGATCTGATCGCCCGGTCCAACAGACTCGGCGCCGATGCGCGCAACACCAACTACGCGGGCGGCAACACCTCTGCGAAGGGAACCGAGACCGACCCGGTCACCGGTGAGGACGTGGAACTGCTGTGGGTCAAGGGATCCGGCGGTGACCTGGGCACGCTGAAGCCCGCGGGGCTCGCTGCGTTGCGACTCGACCGCGTCCGCGCACTGAAGGACGTCTACCCCGGCGTCGACCGCGAAGACGAGATGGTCGCCGCCTTCGACTACTGCCTGCACGGCAAGGGCGGTGCGGCACCGTCCATCGACACCGCGATGCACGGACTGGTCGAGGCCGCGCACGTCGATCACCTCCACCCCGACTCGGGCATCGCACTCGCAACCGCCGCCGACGGGGAGGAGCTGACGCGCAAGTGCTTCGGTGACCGTGTGGTGTGGGTGCCGTGGCGTCGCCCGGGCTTCCAGCTCGGCCTGGACATCGCCGAGATCGCCGAGAAGAACCCGCAGGCCATCGGGTGCATCCTCGGTGGACACGGGATCACTGCCTGGGGCGCGACCAGCTCCGAGAGCGAGGAACGGTCGCTCGAGATCATTCGGACCGCCGAGCAGTTCCTTGCCGACAACGGTCGCTCCGAGCCCTTCGGATCCCCGCTGGCAGGCTTCGAGGCACTGCCAGCGGACGATCGACGCACCCGCGCCGCGGCCCTGTTCCCGCTGATCCGCGGGCTCGCGTCGACCGACCGACCGCAGGTGGGCCACTTCGACGACAGCGACGTCGTCCTCGACTTCCTCGCCTCGTCCGAGCACCCGCGTCTCGCCGCACTCGGAACGTCGTGCCCCGACCACTTCCTCCGCACCAAGGTGCGCCCGATGGTGCTCGACCTCCCGACGACTGCATCGTTGGAGGATGTGTCGGCTCGACTCCGTGAGCTTCACGTCGCGTACCGCGAGGACTACGCCCGCTACTACACCGAGCACGCCGAGGCCGACAGCCCCGCGATGCGCGGCGCCGATCCCGCCATCGTGCTGATCCCCGGAGTCGGCATGTTCTCCTTCGGCGCCAACAAGCAGACCGCCCGCGTCGCCGGTGAGTTCTACATCAACGCTATCAACGTGATGCGCGGCGCCGAGTCGGTGTCGACCTACGCTCCCATCGATGAGCGCGAGAAGTTCCGCATCGAGTACTGGGCGCTGGAGGAGGCGAAGCTCGCTCGAATGCCTGCACCCAAACCGCTGGCCACCCGGATCGCACTGGTGACTGGCGCCGCGTCGGGCATCGGCAAGGCCATCGCGCAGCGTCTGGCAGCCGAGGGCGCGTGCGTGGTGATCGCCGACCTCGACGCCGCGAAGGCCGGAGCAGCCGCCGCCGAGATCGGCACGTCGGATGTCGCCGTGGGCATCGCTGCCGACGTCACCGACGAGGGACAGATCGCCGCCGGGTTCGCCGACGCCGTGCTGGCTTTCGGTGGAGTGGACCTCGTCGTCAACAACGCCGGACTGTCCATCTCCAAGCCGCTGCTCGAGACCACCGTCAAGGACTGGGATCTGCAGCACGACGTCATGGCCCGCGGATCCTTCCTCGTCTCCCGCGAGGCGGCCCGCATCATGATCGAGCAGGGCTTGGGCGGAGACATCGTCTACATCTCCTCGAAGAACTCGGTGTTCGCGGGACCCAACAACATCGCGTACTCGGCGACGAAAGCTGATCAGGCCCATCAGGTTCGGCTACTGGCCGCCGAACTCGGAGATCACGGCATTCGCGTCAACGGCATCAACCCCGACGGCGTGGTCCGCGGTTCGGGCATCTTCGCCGGCGGCTGGGGCGCCAAGCGTGCCGCGGTCTACGGCGTGGAGGAGGAGAAGCTGGGCGAGTACTACGCGCAGCGCACGCTGCTCAAGCGCGAGGTCCTGCCCGAGCACGTCGCCAACGCCGTGTTCGCGCTGACCGGTGGCGAACTGACCCACACCACCGGGCTGCACATACCGGTCGATGCGGGTGTCGCGGCCGCGTTCCTGCGCTGA